The following coding sequences are from one Natrarchaeobaculum sulfurireducens window:
- a CDS encoding carbohydrate kinase family protein codes for MLSVLSAGHVNWDVTLRVDRLPAPDGESSISSQCQSGGGSAANVAAALAGLEVDASLIGSVGDDDNGLLARRELEAAGVSLDGLRVVEGAETAVKYLLVDDSGEVAVLGNDGVNEAVGPEDVDPERVRSVEHLHLTSQRPDTAAVLAHYAQETGVTVSLDPGRRLASRDYSDALAASDVVFANDREVATLLADEYAGSDFSDRVVVIKHGSDGARVHTPAGSYAHPGFDVDPVDTAGAGDAFAAGFIATTLAGGDVERALEYANACGALTASREGARSAPTAEEVGQYLRTRY; via the coding sequence ATGCTCTCGGTGCTCTCTGCCGGTCACGTCAACTGGGACGTGACGCTTCGCGTCGACAGGTTGCCCGCTCCCGACGGCGAATCCTCGATTAGCTCTCAGTGTCAGTCTGGCGGTGGCAGTGCGGCCAACGTCGCCGCTGCACTCGCCGGTCTCGAGGTCGATGCCAGCCTGATCGGCAGCGTCGGCGACGACGACAACGGCCTGCTCGCCCGTCGCGAACTCGAGGCCGCGGGCGTCTCACTCGACGGCCTTCGCGTAGTCGAGGGTGCCGAAACGGCCGTCAAATACCTGCTCGTCGACGACAGCGGGGAGGTCGCGGTGCTCGGCAACGACGGCGTCAACGAAGCCGTCGGGCCCGAAGACGTCGACCCGGAGCGGGTCCGCTCGGTCGAGCACCTCCACCTCACGAGTCAGCGCCCCGACACCGCCGCAGTGCTCGCCCACTACGCACAGGAGACAGGAGTTACTGTCAGCCTCGACCCTGGCCGTCGGCTCGCGAGTCGCGACTACAGCGACGCGCTCGCGGCGAGCGATGTCGTCTTCGCGAACGACCGGGAGGTCGCCACCCTGCTCGCGGACGAGTACGCTGGCTCGGATTTCAGCGACCGCGTCGTCGTCATCAAACACGGCAGCGACGGCGCGAGAGTCCACACCCCGGCGGGCTCGTACGCCCATCCGGGTTTCGACGTCGACCCAGTCGACACGGCCGGAGCGGGCGACGCCTTCGCCGCTGGCTTCATCGCAACCACGCTCGCCGGCGGCGACGTCGAACGCGCACTCGAGTACGCTAACGCCTGTGGTGCGCTAACCGCGAGCCGCGAGGGGGCCCGGAGTGCACCGACCGCGGAGGAAGTCGGCCAGTACCTTCGGACACGGTACTGA
- a CDS encoding HalOD1 output domain-containing protein, with translation MTEGRICESNRCSSNRHTRYEPPAGESPSIAVATALAEYVGEDVTASTVRLYDYVDPEALDALFAETRTGSTRAVQCVEFVVEDVTVVVRPDRVEITPTE, from the coding sequence ATGACGGAAGGAAGGATCTGCGAGTCAAATCGGTGCTCGAGTAATCGACACACCCGGTATGAACCACCTGCGGGAGAATCGCCGAGCATCGCCGTGGCGACGGCGCTTGCAGAGTACGTCGGCGAAGACGTGACAGCCTCGACCGTTCGGTTGTACGACTACGTCGATCCCGAGGCCCTAGACGCCCTGTTCGCCGAGACGCGAACCGGGAGCACGCGGGCGGTCCAGTGCGTCGAGTTCGTCGTCGAAGACGTGACGGTCGTCGTTCGTCCGGATCGAGTCGAAATCACACCGACGGAGTGA